The following coding sequences lie in one Peribacillus frigoritolerans genomic window:
- a CDS encoding DUF421 domain-containing protein, translating to MPDWIEIVLRSLFFLIVLFLITKVLGKKQLSQLSFFEYVTGITIGNVGAELATKVEGNIIHGVLSILVFAIAPFIAGLISLKSKTFRDLIEGKATVFIKDGKVMEDNLKKEKYTIDELLGLLRKKDVFNISEVEFALLEANGDFSVMLKKHNQPITAKDLNLSVAAVKEPQTIIMDGSILDEPLSTIGLNRNWLHTELDKLGVLLENVFLGQANSNGELTVDLYDDKLKVPSPQEKPLLLATLKKCQADLELFALGTESKEAKEMFSKNSEKLQRAIDDVAHILRN from the coding sequence ATGCCGGATTGGATAGAAATTGTTTTACGTTCATTATTCTTTTTAATTGTTCTTTTTTTGATCACTAAAGTGTTAGGAAAAAAACAATTGTCCCAGCTTTCCTTTTTTGAATATGTAACGGGCATAACCATTGGTAATGTTGGGGCAGAATTAGCTACAAAAGTGGAAGGCAATATTATACATGGCGTACTGTCCATTCTCGTTTTTGCCATAGCACCCTTCATTGCAGGATTAATATCCTTAAAAAGTAAAACTTTTCGTGACCTTATTGAAGGAAAAGCAACGGTATTCATCAAAGATGGGAAAGTCATGGAAGATAATTTAAAAAAAGAGAAATATACCATCGATGAATTGTTAGGATTGCTCCGGAAGAAGGATGTCTTCAATATTTCTGAAGTTGAGTTTGCCTTATTGGAAGCCAACGGGGATTTTTCAGTCATGTTAAAGAAGCATAATCAACCTATAACAGCCAAGGACCTTAACTTGTCTGTAGCTGCAGTAAAGGAGCCACAAACCATCATTATGGACGGCAGCATACTTGATGAACCACTTTCCACGATTGGTCTGAACCGAAATTGGCTTCATACTGAACTGGATAAGTTGGGTGTACTCCTAGAAAATGTGTTTCTTGGTCAAGCTAATTCTAACGGAGAATTAACTGTGGACCTTTATGATGATAAGCTTAAAGTTCCTTCCCCTCAAGAAAAACCTCTTTTGCTCGCGACCTTGAAAAAATGCCAAGCGGACTTAGAGTTGTTTGCCCTTGGAACTGAATCAAAGGAAGCTAAAGAGATGTTTAGCAAAAATAGCGAAAAGCTGCAAAGGGCAATAGATGACGTAGCCCATATCTTAAGGAACTGA
- a CDS encoding DUF1657 domain-containing protein, with protein MTIASNVKQCVSSLKGVEAGLSSLALRTQDDESKRILHETMLVVNEVIKDVQKRVGELEREEPQYKGF; from the coding sequence ATGACGATAGCTTCCAATGTCAAACAATGTGTCTCTAGCCTAAAAGGAGTTGAAGCAGGTTTATCCAGCTTAGCACTACGGACACAAGATGATGAATCTAAACGCATCTTGCATGAAACGATGCTGGTGGTGAATGAAGTTATTAAGGATGTACAGAAGCGCGTAGGCGAGTTAGAAAGGGAAGAACCGCAATATAAAGGTTTTTAA
- the spoVAD gene encoding stage V sporulation protein AD, which yields MLTGHRTWVFDQKPVIVSTGTVGGPFEADGMLADDFDLLHSDLWINQDTYEKAHKVLLEEASTKAIEKAGLQKEQIQFFLGGDLINQITPTSFACRTLGTPYLGLFGACSTSMEGLALGAYLVNTKGAEYLLTGASSHNAAVEKQFRYPTEYGGQKPPTAQWTVTGAGVALLSSDGEGPRVTSATIGRVIDMGLTDPFNMGGAMAPAAVDTIEAHLRERNLDPSYYDLIVTGDLGKIGHEVSLELFNKHGTPIKEAQYKDCGLMIYRDGQPVLSGASGPGCSATVVYGHLLNRMKKGEIKRLLVVATGALLSPLSFQQSETIPCIAHAVSIEYE from the coding sequence ATGCTTACGGGGCATCGCACATGGGTGTTTGATCAAAAGCCTGTCATCGTCTCCACAGGAACTGTCGGCGGTCCATTTGAAGCAGACGGTATGCTTGCGGATGATTTCGATCTTCTCCATTCCGATTTATGGATAAATCAAGATACCTATGAAAAGGCACATAAAGTCTTATTGGAAGAAGCGAGCACAAAAGCAATCGAAAAGGCTGGTCTTCAGAAGGAACAGATTCAATTTTTCCTTGGAGGTGACCTTATCAATCAAATAACGCCTACTAGTTTTGCCTGCCGAACACTGGGAACACCTTATCTCGGCTTATTTGGCGCCTGCTCCACCTCCATGGAGGGATTGGCGCTTGGTGCTTACCTTGTCAATACCAAAGGAGCAGAGTACTTATTGACAGGAGCATCAAGTCATAACGCCGCAGTAGAAAAACAATTCCGCTACCCAACTGAATACGGGGGGCAAAAACCTCCAACAGCCCAATGGACCGTTACGGGAGCCGGCGTGGCTTTATTAAGCAGCGACGGGGAAGGCCCAAGGGTCACTTCGGCTACCATAGGCCGTGTCATCGACATGGGCCTCACTGACCCTTTCAATATGGGAGGTGCCATGGCCCCTGCCGCCGTTGATACGATTGAAGCCCATTTAAGAGAAAGAAACCTCGATCCATCTTATTATGATTTAATAGTGACCGGGGATTTAGGAAAGATTGGACATGAAGTTTCTTTGGAATTATTTAATAAACACGGTACGCCGATTAAAGAAGCGCAATATAAAGATTGCGGTTTAATGATATACAGGGATGGTCAACCGGTCCTGTCCGGGGCAAGTGGCCCAGGATGTTCCGCAACGGTCGTTTATGGCCACTTATTAAATCGCATGAAAAAGGGAGAAATAAAACGATTGCTCGTCGTGGCTACAGGTGCTCTATTATCTCCCCTTTCCTTTCAACAAAGTGAGACGATACCATGCATTGCCCATGCCGTATCGATTGAATATGAGTGA